taacctgttagtcctataggggcagtatttcattttggataaaagacgtgcccgttttaaaaagcaatattttgtcacgaaaaagatgcttgaatatgcttggaattgatagctttggaaagacagtcttacgtttcagAAATgcaagattttcactgtgagtcccttataacaaatgtttcgggcaaaaaccaagatgtatgaccgaccaggaaatgcacaggatttctgaggctacgttttccatgatcgccttatatggctgtgaatacgacagaatcaacggactctttctcttgtttcccaaaggtctctgcagcattgtgacgtatttgtaggcatatcattggaagattgaccataggagactacatttaccaggtgtcccgctaggtgtctcgtggcaattggtgcgcaaaagtcaggtcggtatttttccattcaaatctcagaacaaaccaggctacaagggcggtgctttcaatggagagaaatatgacaaaccaccttcaggattgattcaaacaacgttttccatgtttcagtcaatattatggagttaattgggaaaaagttcgacatgtaggtgactgaattttagGTTAgttttcggtagccatatgcatagtaacaaagggaacgatgtgtcctacacaagaatcttttcAGGAAAAACTAGACATCTGCTATGTagcagagtctcctcattgaaacatctgcaAGAAGAAGTTCTTtcaaggtaaattattttatttgattccttggctggtttgtgaatatgttgcgtgctaaatgctaatgcacagctaagctagctatcaccactcttacacaaattagtgattttctctggttctaaagcatattttgaaaatctgagacggcAGGATTGGTAAGAAAGGATAGAAacgagaacaggcatatttatttcgtttcatttgcgattttaaaATCCTtcacgttgcgttatgctaatgagcttgaggctgtagtagcAGTACCGCATGCGGGAAGGGCGGACTAGAGGTTAAAAAAATTCTAAAATGTTAAACATTCTTACTTTCCCTTTCTGTATGTAAACATGATCCCCCTCCCGTGACCCGTACCTGTCGGATTCTTGCCCGTCTCCCTGGCAGCTGCCGCTACGGTTACGCATGGCGGGTGGTCGGCACGCCACACACACCACGTGACCCTCCCGTAGGTACTGGATTCAGCGTGTGGTGGGTCTCCATGCTGGTGAGGTCAGAGACTCCATCTTATACTCCATACAGAACCTGACAGAAGGGGGACGGAGGAAGGGAGACGGAGATGGACAAGCAGAGGGTTTTTTGAAATATCATATGTGACATTTCACACTATAACTTCGTCCCACAAATGGCACTagatttgaccagggcccataggtaaCAAGGTGCCATTTTGAGACACAGACAAAGTTATTTAATTGGATATCAACTTTGATCTAGTGCACTATATCTTGGGAGCCCCCAAAATGGGATCAATGTGAATGTGTCATTGGAATTTTCCTAGGTTGGGTCATCGCTAGGAATGTGTCCCAAATtgtgccctattccctacgtagtgcactacttgtgaccacacatcatggggccctggtcaaaagtagtgcactatgtagggaataaggtgctatttgggatgcggGCTAGGTGTGTCTGCGGGTTTGTGTGCGTTCAGAGCAACTTGGCCATTGTTATCCACATCCTTTGTACATGCACTGTTAGTCATGTTTCATACCTGCTAAATACTAGTGTTGTATTTCAAAGGGTTTAGGATCTTAAAGCTGCCGCccaggggtgggtgggtgggtgggggggtgggtgtgtgtgggggggtgtgtgtgtgtgtgtgtgtgtgtgtgtgccagcctcATATCCAGGtgggtaaacactgttgttcctaCAGTAGGCAGGTGGAATCAAAAGAAAGAGCATTATGAGACTTGACATATAAGTGTTCATAACACTAGGTTTCTAAGTATTCATTACGCAGCATACCCAGGGTCCAGAGGTGTGATGTCATGCTGTCTTCTTCTTTTACCAAACAGATTCATGGTGGTGATGAACCctggacctggagagagaccaTGTCAATACCACAACCAGACCCTCACAGTCCCCATATCAACACCACAACCAGACCCTCACAGTCCCCATATCAATACCACAACTAGACCCTCACAGTCCCCATATCAATACCACAACTAGACCCTCACAGTACCCATATCAATACCACAACTAGACCCTCACAGTCCCCATCTAGACCCTCACAGTCCCCATATCAACACCACAACCAGACCCTCACAGTCCCCATGTCAACACCACAACCAGACCCTCACAGTCCCCATGTCAATACCACAACCAGACCCTCACAGTCCCCATGTCAACACCACAACTAGACCCTCACAGTCCCCATGTCAACACCACAACCAGACCCTCACAGTCCCCATATCAATACCACAACTAGACCCTCACAGTCCCCATATCAATACCACAACTAGACCCTCACAGTACCCATATCAATACCAACTAGACCCTCACAGTCCCCATCTAGACCCCCTCACAGTCCCATATCAGCACCACAACCAGACCTCAAAGTCCCCATGTCAACACCACAACCAGACCCTCACAGTCCCCATGTCAATACCACAACCAGACCCTCACAGTCCCCATGTCAACACCACAACTAGACCCTCACAGTCCCCATGTCAACACCACAACTAGACCCTCACAGTCCCCATGTTAACACCACAACTAGACCCTCATAGTCCCCATGTCAATACCACAACCAGACCCTCACAGTCCCCATGTCAACACTACAACTAGACCCTCACAGTCCCCATGTCAACACCACAACCAGACCCTCACAGTCCCCATGTCAACACCACAACCAGACCCTCACAGTCCCCATGTCAACACCACAACCAGACCCTCACAGTCCCCATGTCAACACCACAACCAGACCCTCACAGTCCCCCATGTCAACACCACAACCAGACCCTCACAGTCCCCATGTCAACACCACAACCAGACCCTCACAGTCCCCATGTCAACACCACAGCAGACCCTCACAGTCCCCATGTCAACACCACAACTAGACCCTCACAGTCCCCATGTCAACACTACAACTAGACCCTCACAGTCCCCATGTCAACACCACAGCTAGGCCACTCACAGTCCCCATGTCAACACCACAACTAGACCCTCACGGTCCCCATGTCAACACCACAACTAGACCCTCACAGTCCCCATGTCAACACCACAACCAGACCCTCACAGTCCCCATGTCAACACCACAACCAGACCCTCACAGTCCCCATGTAATACCACAACCAGACCCTCACAGTCCCCATGTCCCAGCACCACAACCCAGACCCTCACAGTCCCCATGTCAACACCACAACCAGACCCTCACAGTCCCCAGCACCACAACTAGACCCTCACGGTCCCCATGTCAACACACAACTAGACCCTCACAGTCCCCCATATGTCAACACACAATGGGCCTCACAGTCCCCATCAACACCACAACTAGACTCTCACAGTCCATATGTCAATATCACAACTAGACCCTCACAGTCCCCCTTGGGCCTCACAGTCCCCATGTCAATACCACAACTAGACCCTCACAGTCCCCATGtcaacaccaccacagaccagTCCCCATGTCACCCACAACTAGACCCTCACAGTCCCCATGTCAACACCACAACCAGACCCTCACAGTCCCCATGTCAATACCACAACCAGACCCTCACAGTCCCCATGTCAACACTACAACTAGACCCTCTGACATCCCCATGTCAACACCACAACCAGACCCTCACAGTCCccatgtcaacaccacaacagaccctCACAGTCCCCATGTCAACACCACAACCAGACCCTCACAGTCCCCATGTCAACACCACAACCAGACCCTCACAGTCCCCATGTCAACACCACAACCAGACCCTCACAGTCCCCATGTCAACACCACAACCAGACCCTCACAGTCCCCATGTCAACACCACAACCAGACCCTCACAGTCCCCATGTCAACACCACAACCAGACCCTCACAGTCCCCATGTCAACACCACAACCAGACCCCTCACAGTCCCCATGTCGACCCTCACAGTCCCCATGTCAACACCACAACTCCCCATGTCAACACCACAACCAGACCCTCACAGTCCCCATGTCAACACCACAACCAGACCCTCACAGTCCCCATGTCAACACCACAACCAGACCCTCACAGTCCCCATGTCAACACCACAACCAGACCCTCACAGTCCCCATGTCAACACCACAACTAGACCCTCACAGTCCCCATGTCAACACTACAACTAGACCCTCACAGTCCCCATGTCAACACCACAACTAGACCCTCACAGTCCCCATGTCAACACCACAACTAGACTCTCACAGTCCATATGTCAATATCACAACTAGACCCTCACAGTCCCCATCTAGACCCTCACAGTCCCCATGTCAATACCACAACTAGACCCTCACAGTCCCCATGTCAACACCACAACCAGACCCTCACAGTCCCCATGTCAACACCACAACTAGACCCTCACAGTCCCCATGTCAACACCACAACCAGACCCTCACAGTCCCCATGTCAACACcacaactagacaactagacaactagaccCTCAAAAAAgaccaaaagtgttaaatcaaaatatatgctatatttgagattcttcaaattagccaccctttgccttgatgacagccgtgcatactcttggtattctctcaaccagcttcatgaggtagtcacctggaatgcatttcaattaacaggtgtgccttgttaaaagttaatttgtggaatttctttccttcttaatgcgtttcagccaatcagttgtgttgtgacaaggtaggggtggtatacagaagatggtcattcaccaaatagggctaagcccatgaacctttatttaactaggcaagtcagttaagaaccaaatattatttacaatgactccctaccccggccaaagctgggccaattgtgtgccgccatatgagactcccaatcatggccggacgtgaaacagcctggaatcaaaccagggactgtagtgacgcctcttgcgctGAGATGCATTTTTTATTATTTCTTGCTTCACAGTAGTACAGTCCTCCATCACCAACAGTCACATTGAGGGTGTAACTCTGTCCAGATGCTACCTGTGTTGGTTTATCTCCACTGATCTGGAACCAGGTGAAGGTTGTCACAGGAGGGTTGGCTGTACTGCTGCAGGTCAGATTAACACAGCTGCCCACTAATACTGGATCAGCTGGACTGATGGAGGCTGAGGTGTCCttaggagagactgagggagaggggtTCATTTACAATGTATCTGGATATGGTATATTGAATAGTCTAATCAAAACCACTCTATTACAATCATCAGTGAAAACATGATAGAATGATCTATTCTACTGGAACCGGTTACTAAAACTTACATGAAACGTTAAGCATCATGTTATGTTCAGTTGTCTTGTTGCTTGTCCCTACTGGGTAGACTGCAGTACAAGTGATGTTCTTCTCATGATGAAAATATGACGGAGTGAAGGTCACCGTGGAGAGAACTGATTTGGTTTGGTCTGGAGTCTCCTGCAATTGGTTCTCAGTTGTGAACTGTTTTGGGAGAGTCCATGTCAGCTCAGGGGGGTGTTCGGGACAGGGAGCGACAGCAGAGCAGTTCAAACTGACAGGGGTCCCTTCCTTTACCTCACCTGAGACAGTAATGATGGGACTGGAAGGCAAATCTGTAATACATTGTAGATAAATATATTTTACTCTAATAGTTCAACTGTCCACTTGTTCTACTCTTATCTTTGATGAAAGGAATATTAATATTCAATTGTCTCTTACCCCTGACAACTATATTAACATACGTTTTATTGTCTGTTGCACGGAATGGCTGACTCTCAATCCTGAAGTAGTATTTATTAGTGTAACTGGTTGACAAATCTCGTTGACCAAAGCGGGCCAAAACACCTGCAACATAAAGGACAACATCAGGGAGGTTCTGATGTTTTTTCAATTCAGTCCAATGATATGTATTAACCCTAGATGACTGACAAGGGCCGCTGTTTGGAAGCCACTGCACAGCCATCTTGTTACTCCTCCTCCAGTGTAAAACAGATGGAAGATATAGAAacacatttattaatgtctacatttgttttaGACAAGtatattctattacagacaccttaatgcagacttttaaattgtattttgtgACCTGCAACACTTCCTTCAGTAGAGAGACACTGCCGTTTCTCCAGCCAATGATTGCATCTTGAAACTCACTAAATTGGTATTATCCAATAGCTGCTTCATCTTTGAGTCAGAGTTTTTCCTTTTTCCTTTGCCCCCAACTATGAGAAACTATGTGGAACAATTTGAGGAAGCACTCACAAAACAGAGACACCCCCTACTTTCTAAAATCCTCCTATGGAAGAAATACATAGATGATGTCTTTGTGCTCTGGGAAGGAAGTCAGCAGGAACTAAATGAATTCCAAACTCTGCTAAACGAGAGCTCTGAATATCTCAAATTCACCATTCAGACTGATTAGAGAAAAATAACTACCTGGACTTATGGATCATCAACGAGAATGATGCATTACATACAGACTTGTACACAAAGTCAACAGACCTCAATACCCTGCTACATGGGGATAGTATGCATCCCCTTCCACTCAGGAATGGTCTACCATACAGCCAGTTATGCAGGGTTAAACTAATCTGTGGCCAACGGTCAGATTTTGACAGCAATGCTAAGAAAATGAAAAATACATGGAAAAAACTCTTGATGCTGCAACAACGAAAATATCTCAAAAACCACGAGAGGAAATGAgaataaaaacaaatatttttcacTAAGTAAGTGCACCAAGTGTTCAGAGAAAATGAAAGCAATCCTGAAGAAGCACTGGCATATTCTGCAGTCAGACTATAGAATGGCACACCTCTTCAAGAATCCCCACTGGTGGTCTATAAGTGTGGTCGCAATATTGTGGATAGTTTAGTGAGATCTGACCTGCCCCATgagcccactcagacactcttgaCACACAATCCAAATTGGAAATACAAATGTGTCTCATGCTCACAGTGCAATAGCACTACACAAACATCCTTCTTCAGACACCCTCATACAGGTGGAAAAATCCCTGTTAGTGGTATCATCTCTTGCAAGATAAAGGGAGTAATCGGTCTCATCACATGTTCATGTGGAAAAACCTACGTAGGACAACCGAAAAGACAATTAAAACAATGCAGAGCTGACCACTGTAACATGTGTCGTCGTCTGATGAGGATGAATCAGACCAAAGAGCAGCATGGTAAGAGTtcatgacctttatttaactgaacACTGAACCAAAATGCAaactgaaacagtcctgtcaggtgcagaaaacactaaacagaaaacaactacccacaaaacataggtgggaaaaagctacctaagtttggttcccaatcagagacaacgatagtcagctgtccctgattgagaaccacacccggccaaaacaaagaaaaacaaaacatagagaaaggaacatagaatgcccacccaaatcacaccctgacaaaaccaaaatagagacataaaaaagctctctaaggtcagtgtGTGACAACCACCGCAGCTCAATCAGGTGTAATAACACTGACTATACAGTAGCAGTTCACTTTGTTGAAGCTAACCATCCCATCTCCTcactcaaaaacacacacatatacacacgcatTGAGCATTTTGGCCTACCAAGGAGAGGAGGTATTTAAAAACATTGACCCCTACTGTCTtaatattgactttgatctcaggccctttTTATGAACAATTAGTTTCATGAAGAAGTCTTTTAAGTTCATGTATTCTTTCTACAGTTTATCTTATGCTAATGTTAATGATAACAATAGGCTAATATATTCAATATGATATAAACTATTGTCTTTTCACAGTTTCACTCAATTCACTCTAATTAACCTCATAATTGtgacacacccctcactattgttattggttgtactaattgcactgtttgtctGCATAACCTGGTTCAAGCATTCATGACTTTACCCTGAAGAAGGAACAGTGATGCCGAAATGTTGGTggtttacccaataaattactgggagtttatatatatatatatatatatatatatagagtgtgCAACTCTTTTTGTTTTTATAGCTTACAGTGTGTTAcagatacagttatcctgtgtgtgtgtttctcttctctccttctcccctcacaggtgaaaatcatcactccccaatcagtcaatcatcaatcagaagacacacctcctcctgtttcctaccctatcacagttcctttcccttggtttaaaaaccccatcagttGTTTCCTCCAGAgttcaatctctctgtaaatgccatgtctgtaggtctctgtgtttcactctctctttgtgtattaacctctcttttgtttgagcacctccatagcactttgtcatcacctgtgagtattgttttggttatggtgtttgtttgtttgctggtgggaaaaggggaaaccgaGACAAGTCTCCCATGGGcgtacactacccgtaggtgaactttgttaaatacactagttagaactgggcggaccacccactgtatttttggttagctgttg
The genomic region above belongs to Oncorhynchus nerka isolate Pitt River unplaced genomic scaffold, Oner_Uvic_2.0 unplaced_scaffold_2031, whole genome shotgun sequence and contains:
- the LOC115123266 gene encoding vascular cell adhesion protein 1-like, which encodes MLQVFWPALVNEICQPVTLINTTSGLRVSHSVQQTIKHLPSSPIITVSGEVKEGTPVSLNCSAVAPCPEHPPELTWTLPKQFTTENQLQETPDQTKSVLSTVTFTPSYFHHEKNITCTAVYPVGTSNKTTEHNMMLNVSFSPKDTSASISPADPVLVGSCVNLTCSSTANPPVTTFTWFQISGDKPTQVASGQSYTLNVTVGDGGLYYCEARNNKKCISAQEASLQSLV